Proteins encoded in a region of the Kwoniella botswanensis chromosome 2, complete sequence genome:
- a CDS encoding non-histone chromosomal protein 6 — MPKVSAKDTKKSAGVQAAAKKRAKKDPNKPKRALSAYMFFVQDYRERIKAENPDASFGDVGKLLGLKWKEMSAGEKKPYEDKAQADKARADKENAAYKANGKAAKKAAPASESEEDDDDE; from the exons ATGCCTAAAGTATCCGCCAAAGACACCAAGAAATCAGCCGGCGTCCAAGCTGCCGCTAAGAAGAGAGCCAAGAAGGACCCCAACAAGCCtaagag AGCTCTCTCCGCCTATATGTTCTTCGTTCAAGACTACAGAGAAAGAATTAAGGCTGAAAACCCCGATGCTTCATTCGGTGATGTTGGTAAGCTCTTGGGTCTCaagtggaaggagatgagtgccggtgagaagaag CCATACGAAGATAAAGCTCAAGCCGACAAAGCTAGAGCCGATAAGGAAAACGCAGCTTACAAAGCTAATGGCAAAGCcgccaagaaagctgctcCAGC TTCCGAatctgaggaagatgacgatgatgaataA
- a CDS encoding hydroxymethylglutaryl-CoA reductase (NADPH), which produces MGLRTMLRSTLVSLSSLSSSAPIEVITTCFILVTLVYFQLLHAIKGSEFFNIPSASPPPRPVHLVRLSHPPQLDESAYGLPSTSSRLANHFNTATPWSGEDWQPVTVGDFRRVLEANAVEGGYVFDEKIGGNPAGEKAAVVLVKQIVLVKEDESESTGQWENWLLNDFGVEFGGSKYTYKDLCFDCSIEPTLTQHPLHPSQFVLTLFLQAPTPYTPTLPYLHGLGKLPPFTPPHSNTTFRILTPASTSWGFLPSFDGAGLFSNFGDGLTQSEKEDEDALYGLRNVRWFAYAVRAFGVRFWNLAKNADSADIFVVLLGYVLMHGVFVHLFIGMRNIGSSFWLPVATLVSSTFAFLVALLAAYLLNVPIDPICLSEALPFLVITVGFDKPFWLAKAVLQNPDIAPVPTSPEMSPVDDIIDETGLGLDLGTLHKELAPLERLQRLAEGKVRWAAPVAAKKIVVDAVRKAGVRIVRDYAIEIAVLSVGAASGIGGLREFCYLAALIMAVDCVFLFSFYVAILSVMVEVHRIKLIRGNRRAKHLRRNSSHASLNAASISPSPTGKSFSSTDADGQPKNPMVRLKLLLIVSFLTLHILNLCTTLTEQTALKRHSTHSVPNVTPRAMLDPRSPTLSPMLQALYDNQPPETDMAVQIIPATNVVMSSEDYTPSRMATIDQFMSEWTQLVGDPVLSKWIVVTLGISVLLNGYLIKGIASNSMGGKGPVAAAAQILVGVFESAEKSDRERKAASKSATPRGKLPANYTHPAPGKDGEKTPKGDERPNGNIGQIMVPPAPKVPIITEPSPPIPKSDSSSSLQSMHFGRRSLEECIDIYAGGVGSNNLSDEEIILLVEKGKIAPYALEKVLKNLERAVRVRRAVISRSSVTRTLENSLLPMADYDYKQIIGACCENVVGYMPLPVGIAGPLNVDGELLHIPMATTEGTLVASTSRGCKALNSGGGVTTVLTHDAMTRGPAIDFPSVVLACDARLWIDSKEGFSILKAAFDSTSRFARLQTLECALAGRTLYVRFATQTGDAMGMNMISKGVEKALEILRERYPDMHVLALSGNYCTDKKPAAINWIEGRGKSVVAEAVVPGHIVKSVLKTTVKDLCNLNIKKNLIGSAMAGSIGGFNAHAANILTAMYLACGQDPAQNVESSNCMTLMEPTNDGADLLISCSMPSIEVGTVGGGTILSPQRAMLEMLGVAGAHPTTPGANAQRLARIICAAVMAGELSLMSALAAGHLIQAHMKHNRSAPVTPGAVTPFGGITPLRESMLINGPPPKGLSPVTATRQTF; this is translated from the exons ATGGGTTTGCGTACGATGCTCCGATCCACTCTCGTCTCGCTATCCTCACTTTCCTCCTCCGCTCCTATAGAAGTCATAACAACATGCTTCATCCTGGTCACCCTCGTCTACTTCCAGCTCCTCCATGCGATCAAGGGATCGGAATTTTTCAACATCCCCTCTgcctctccaccacctcgtccagTCCACCTCGTCCGTCTATCGCATCCACCACAACTCGATGAATCAGCTTATGGTCTACCCAGCACCAGTTCCAGGCTGGCCAATCATTTCAACACTGCTACACCGTGGAGTGGAGAAGATTGGCAGCCTGTGACTGTAGGAGATTTCAGAAGAGTATTAGAAGCGAATGCAGTAGAAGGTGGATATGTGTTTGATGAGAAGATCGGAGGTAACCCAGCTGGCGAGAAAGCCGCTGTGGTGTTGGTGAAACAGATCGTGTTggtcaaagaagatgagagtgaatCGACGGGTCAATGGGAGAATTGGCTATTGAATGATTTCGGTGTAGAATTTGGAGGTTCAAAATACACTTATAAAGATTTATGTTTCGATTGTTCAATCGAACCTACCTTGACTCAGCATCCTTtacatccatctcaattTGTCTTGACTCTTTTCCTACAAGCTCCTACACCCTACACACCGACTCTACCATATCTTCATGGTCTAGGTAAATTACCTCCTTTCACCCCTCCTCATTCCAACACAACTTTCAGGATCCTCACCCCCGCAAGCACAAGTTGGGGCTTTTTACCCAGCTTCGACGGTGCAGGATTATTTTCAAACTTCGGTGATGGTCTCACCCAAagtgaaaaggaggatgaagatgcgcTATACGGGCTGAGGAATGTCAGATGGTTCGCCTACGCTGTCAGAGCTTTTGGCGTTCGTTTTTGGAATTTGGCAAAG AACGCTGATTCCGCGGacatcttcgtcgtcttgCTTGGGTATGTGCTGATGCATGGTGTGTTTGTGCACTTGTTCATTGGTATGAGGAATATAGGAAGTTCATTCTGGCTTC CCGTGGCCACTTTGGTATCATCTACATTCGCATTCCTCGTCGCCCTCTTAGCAGCATACTTACTCAATGTACCAATCGATCCCATCTGTCTATCAGAAGCGTTGCCCTTCTTAGTCATCACAGTTGGTTTCGACAAACCTTTCTGGCTCGCCAAAGCGGTATTACAAAACCCAGATATTGCTCCTGTTCCCACTTCCCCCGAAATGTCTCCTGTAGACGATATCATCGACGAAACAGGTCTTGGACTAGATCTCGGAACTTTGCATAAGGAACTCGCTCCATTAGAAAGGTTACAGAGATTAGCAGAAGGGAAAGTCAGATGGGCTGCACCGGTTGCAGCTAAGAAGATCGTCGTAGATGCTGTAAGAAAGGCCGGTGTCAGAATTGTGAGGGATTATGCTATCGAAATTGCAGTGTTGAGTGTAGGAGCAGCAAGTGGAATCGGCGGTTTAAGAGAGTTCTGCTATCTTG CCGCACTCATTATGGCTGTCGACTGCGTTTTCCTATTCTCTTTCTACGTGGCTATCCTCAGTGTCATGGTAGAGGTCCATCGAATCAAACTCATCCGAGGCAACCGACGTGCTAAGCATCTTCGACGTAATTCAAGTCATGCCTCTCTCAACGCTGCCTCTATCTCACCATCGCCTACCGGTAAATCGTTCTCATCTACAGATGCTGATGGACAGCCTAAGAACCCAATGGTCCGATTGAAGcttctcctcatcgtctCATTCCTTACCCTACATATCCTCAACCTTTGTACCACTCTTACCGAACAGACAGCTTTGAAGAGACATTCCACCCACTCTGTACCCAATGTCACCCCACGTGCAATGCTAGATCCTCGAAGTCCTACTCTCTCTCCTATGTTGCAGGCATTATACGACAATCAACCTCCCGAGACCGATATGGCTGTCCAGATAATACCCGCAACCAATGTCGTCATGTCAAGCGAGGATTACACCCCTTCGAGAATGGCCACCATCGACCAATTCATGAGCGAGTGGACTCAACTTGTTGGTGATCCAGTTTTGAGTAAATGGATCGTCGTCACACTCGGTATCAGTGTTTTGTTGAACGGTTATCTCATTAAAGGTATCGCATCCAACTCTATGGGCGGTAAAGGGCCAGTCGCAGCTGCTGCTCAAATTCTCGTCGGTGTCTTCGAATCTGCCGAAAAGAGTGACAGGGAAAGGAAAGCAGCCAGTAAATCTGCCACTCCCAGGGGCAAGCTTCCAGCCAACTACACGCATCCTGCACCTGGCAAAGATGGCGAGAAGACACCGAAAGGCGATGAACGACCCAATGGTAATATCGGTCAGATCATGGTCCCGCCAGCTCCCAAAGTTCCAATTATCACTGAACCTTCTCCGCCTATCCCTAAATCCGACTCAAGCTCTTCTCTTCAATCGATGCACTTTGGTCGACGATCCCTGGAAGAATGTATCGACATCTATGCTGGAGGTGTTGGATCTAACAACCTttccgatgaagagatcaTCCTGTTGGTAGAGAAAGGCAAGATCGCACCTTACGCTCTGGAAAAGGTGTTGAAGAATCTCGAACGAGCTGTAAGAGTCCGACGAGCCGTCATTTCTCGATCATCGGTCACCCGAACTTTGGAAAACAGTCTTTTGCCTATGGCCGACTACGATTACAAGCAGATCATCGGAGCGTGCTGCGAGAATGTCGTCGGTTACATGCCTCTTCCCGTTGGTATCGCTGGTCCATTGAATGTCGATGGCGAACTACTGCATATTCCTATGGCTACGACGGAAGGTACTCTGGTCGCATCGACCTCACGAGGATGTAAAGCTCTGAATTCCGGTGGTGGGGTCACAACAGTCTTAACTCATGATGCCATGACTCGAGGACCTGCCATCGATTTCCCTTCTGTGGTATTAGCGTGTGACGCTAGATTATGGATAGATTCCAAAGAGGGATTCAGCATCTTGAAAGCTGCTTTCGACAGTACATCTCGGTTCGCAAGATTACAAACTTTAGAATGTGCTTTGGCAGGTAGGACTCTATATGTCCGATTTGCTACTCAGACTGGAGACGCGATGGGGATGAACATGATTTCCAAAGGAGTGGAAAAAGCTTTGGAAATTTTAAGAGAAAGATACCCGGACATGCACGTTTTGGCTTTATCGGGTAATTATTGTACGGATAAGAAACCCGCTGCGATCAATTGGAtagaaggtagaggtaaatCCGTTGTGGCCGAGGCCGTCGTACCAGGACATATAGTGAAGAGTGTCTTGAAGACCACAGTGAAGGATTTGTGTAATttgaatatcaagaagaactTGATTGGAAGTGCGATGGCGGGAAGTATAGGTGGTTTCAATGCTCATGCTGCGAACATATTGACT GCTATGTATCTCGCATGCGGTCAAGATCCAGCTCAGAATGTCGAATCATCCAATTGTATGACATTGATGGAACC AACCAACGACGGTGCCGATCTATTGATATCATGCTCAATGCCATCGATCGAAGTGGGAACCGTAGGAGGAGGTACGATCCTGTCCCCTCAACGAGCAATGTTAGAGATGCTGGGAGTGGCCGGTGCTCATCCTACCACACCTGGAGCCAACGCCCAACGACTGGCCAGGATAATATGTGCGGCCGTCATGGCTGGAGAACTGTCTTTGATGTCTGCTCTAGCGGCTGGACATCTCATTCAAGCTCATATGAAACATAATCGATCGGCACCTGTCACTCCTGGTGCGGTCACCCCTTTCGGAGGTATCACACCGTTGAGAGAAAGTATGTTAATCAATGGACCTCCTCCGAAGGGGCTGAGTCCTGTCACTGCTACTAGACAGACTTTTTAG